The proteins below come from a single Piscinibacter gummiphilus genomic window:
- the accD gene encoding acetyl-CoA carboxylase, carboxyltransferase subunit beta, whose translation MSWLEKLLPPKIQQTDPAERRTVPEGLWIKCPSCETVLYKNDLEQNLNVCPKCAHHHRIGARARLNAFLDGEGRYEIGQEVVPVDALKFKDSKRYPERLKQAMETTGETDALVVMGGALHTIPVVAACFEFDFMGGSMGSVVGERFVRGVEMAVEQKVPFISFTATGGARMQEGLLSLMQMAKTNAALTHLAKSKLPYISVLCDPTMGGVSASFAFMGDMVIAEPKALIGFAGPRVIADTVREKLPEGFQRAEFLMQTGAIDAIVDRRELRGVIAKSIAMLQRQSADAVA comes from the coding sequence ATGAGTTGGCTTGAAAAACTGCTGCCTCCGAAGATCCAGCAGACCGACCCGGCCGAGCGGCGCACCGTCCCCGAAGGTTTGTGGATCAAGTGCCCCTCGTGTGAGACGGTGCTCTACAAGAACGACCTCGAGCAAAACCTCAACGTCTGCCCCAAGTGCGCCCACCACCACCGCATCGGTGCCCGTGCGCGCCTCAACGCCTTCCTCGACGGTGAAGGCCGCTACGAGATCGGCCAGGAAGTGGTGCCGGTCGACGCGCTCAAGTTCAAGGATAGCAAGCGTTACCCCGAGCGCCTCAAGCAGGCGATGGAAACCACCGGCGAGACCGATGCGCTCGTGGTGATGGGCGGCGCGCTGCACACCATTCCCGTGGTGGCAGCCTGCTTCGAGTTCGACTTCATGGGCGGCTCGATGGGCTCGGTGGTCGGCGAGCGCTTCGTGCGTGGCGTCGAGATGGCCGTCGAGCAGAAGGTGCCCTTCATCAGCTTCACCGCCACCGGCGGTGCGCGCATGCAGGAAGGCTTGTTGAGCCTGATGCAGATGGCGAAGACCAACGCCGCCCTCACGCACCTCGCGAAGAGCAAGCTGCCGTACATCAGCGTGCTGTGTGACCCGACGATGGGTGGCGTGTCGGCCAGCTTCGCGTTCATGGGTGACATGGTGATCGCCGAACCGAAGGCGCTGATCGGCTTTGCCGGCCCGCGTGTGATTGCCGACACCGTGCGCGAGAAGCTGCCGGAGGGCTTCCAGCGTGCCGAGTTCCTGATGCAGACCGGCGCCATCGACGCCATCGTCGACCGACGCGAGTTGCGTGGCGTGATCGCCAAGTCGATTGCGATGCTGCAGCGGCAAAGCGCCGACGCGGTGGCCTGA
- the truA gene encoding tRNA pseudouridine(38-40) synthase TruA, with amino-acid sequence MRLALGVAYRGQAYAGWQSQPGGNTVQDHLESALSQFAAVSIRTLCAGRTDAGVHGLNQVVHLDAPVDREQFSWVRGTNRYLPPDIAVQWCRAVGDDFHARNSARGRRYAYVLLESPVRPAIEQGAAGWVFRPLQAESMREAAQVLIGEHDFSSFRSAECQAASPVKELRSIDITRRGAYWRFDFDGSAFLHHMVRNIMGCLIAVGSGQRPADWMSDVLAARSRDAAAPTFAAAGLYFVGPYYDATLDLPAHTPAIDWLPHA; translated from the coding sequence ATGAGGCTGGCTCTGGGCGTTGCGTACCGGGGCCAGGCCTATGCCGGGTGGCAAAGCCAGCCGGGCGGGAACACGGTGCAAGACCACCTCGAATCGGCGCTGTCGCAGTTCGCGGCCGTGTCGATTCGCACTTTGTGCGCGGGCCGCACCGATGCGGGCGTGCACGGGCTCAACCAGGTCGTGCACCTGGACGCTCCGGTCGATCGCGAGCAGTTCTCCTGGGTCCGCGGGACCAACCGCTACCTGCCTCCCGACATCGCGGTGCAGTGGTGTCGCGCGGTCGGCGACGATTTCCACGCCCGCAACAGCGCGCGGGGCCGGCGTTATGCCTACGTGCTGCTCGAATCGCCGGTGCGGCCTGCCATTGAGCAGGGCGCCGCTGGGTGGGTGTTCCGGCCGCTGCAAGCGGAGTCCATGCGAGAAGCGGCGCAGGTGCTGATCGGTGAACACGACTTCAGCAGCTTCCGATCGGCCGAATGCCAGGCGGCGTCGCCGGTCAAGGAGCTTCGATCGATCGACATCACCCGGCGCGGTGCCTATTGGCGCTTCGACTTCGACGGTTCAGCCTTTCTTCACCACATGGTGCGCAACATCATGGGCTGCCTGATCGCCGTCGGTTCGGGCCAGCGCCCGGCAGACTGGATGAGCGACGTGCTTGCGGCGCGCTCGCGCGACGCTGCGGCGCCCACCTTTGCCGCCGCGGGCTTGTACTTCGTCGGGCCGTACTACGATGCCACTCTCGACCTCCCGGCCCACACGCCGGCGATCGACTGGCTTCCTCACGCTTGA
- the trpB gene encoding tryptophan synthase subunit beta, translating into MLKYDQPDARGHFGPYGGTFVAETLIHALDELNAAYEAARKDPAFIAEFEYELKHFVGRPSPVYHAARLSRELGGAQIYLKREDLNHTGAHKVNNTIGQALLARRMGKPRVIAETGAGQHGVATATICARYGMECVVYMGSEDVKRQSPNVYRMHLLGARVVPVESGSKTLKDALNEAMRDWVTNIENTFYIIGTVAGPHPYPAMVRDFQRVIGDECLVQMPEMAGRQPDAVIAAVGGGSNAMGIFYPYIPHEETRLIGVEAAGQGLDSGKHSASLSKGSPGVLHGNRTYLLQDDNGQITETHSISAGLDYPGVGPEHAYLKDIGRAEYVGITDEEALQAFHRLCRTEGIIPALESSHAVAQAIKMAPTMQPDQHLLVNLSGRGDKDIGTVADLSGAEYFDRPSQAGRTVKGAK; encoded by the coding sequence ATGTTGAAGTACGACCAGCCCGATGCCCGCGGGCATTTCGGACCCTATGGCGGCACCTTCGTCGCCGAAACCCTGATCCACGCGCTCGACGAACTCAACGCCGCCTATGAAGCGGCGCGCAAGGACCCGGCATTCATCGCCGAGTTCGAATACGAGCTCAAGCACTTCGTCGGCCGCCCGAGCCCGGTCTACCACGCGGCCCGCCTGAGCCGCGAACTCGGTGGCGCGCAGATCTACCTCAAGCGCGAAGACCTGAACCACACCGGTGCGCACAAGGTCAACAACACCATTGGGCAGGCCTTGCTCGCCCGGCGCATGGGCAAGCCGCGTGTGATCGCCGAGACAGGCGCCGGCCAGCACGGCGTGGCCACGGCCACCATCTGCGCACGCTACGGCATGGAATGCGTGGTCTACATGGGCAGCGAGGACGTGAAGCGCCAGTCGCCCAACGTGTACCGCATGCACCTGCTCGGCGCCCGCGTGGTGCCGGTCGAAAGCGGCTCCAAGACCTTGAAAGATGCGCTCAACGAAGCGATGCGCGACTGGGTCACCAACATCGAAAACACGTTCTACATCATCGGCACCGTGGCCGGCCCGCACCCGTATCCGGCGATGGTCCGCGACTTCCAGCGTGTGATCGGCGACGAATGCCTGGTGCAGATGCCCGAGATGGCAGGCCGCCAGCCCGACGCGGTGATCGCAGCCGTCGGCGGCGGCTCCAATGCGATGGGCATCTTCTACCCCTACATCCCGCACGAGGAAACGCGGCTGATCGGCGTCGAAGCCGCAGGGCAGGGGCTCGACTCGGGCAAGCACTCGGCCAGCCTGTCGAAGGGCTCGCCCGGCGTCCTCCACGGCAACCGCACCTACCTCCTGCAAGATGACAACGGCCAGATCACCGAGACGCACTCCATCTCGGCCGGCCTCGACTACCCCGGCGTCGGCCCCGAGCATGCGTACCTGAAGGACATCGGCCGTGCCGAGTACGTCGGTATCACCGATGAGGAAGCGCTCCAGGCCTTCCACCGCCTGTGCCGCACCGAAGGCATCATCCCGGCGCTTGAGTCGTCGCACGCCGTGGCGCAGGCCATCAAGATGGCGCCGACGATGCAGCCGGACCAGCACCTTCTCGTGAACCTCTCTGGGCGTGGCGACAAGGACATCGGCACGGTGGCCGACCTCTCCGGCGCCGAATACTTCGACCGCCCCTCGCAGGCCGGTCGCACGGTGAAGGGGGCCAAATGA
- a CDS encoding FimV/HubP family polar landmark protein: MCLIASNAQALGLGRLNVQSALGETLKAEIEVTSLTPEEASNFNVRVAPPESYRAAGVDYNAVLPGTQVVLQRRPDGRSVLTLSSDRAVQEPFVDVILEITWSTGRLVREYTLLLDPPSTRVAAAPVPPAAPTTAPVITPAPAAPATAPSSEPVRRTSPTPRATAPAPSAEPAEPRKPAVARAPAAAVPSGEALGVDEYKVKPGDTLSRIAGRTQRPGVSLDQMLASLYQANPDAFVNSNMNRLKSGVVLSVPSADSAKAITPAEARQMIQAQSADFGTYRQRLASAAPAAPADAPSRQAGGKVQSSVEDRKASAAPTPDKLTLSKGTAGKASGPEDRLSKEREKKDASARVAELSKNVEELRKLSSASAAAGGKAPAPAPAVTAQAPAVKPPVALPTPPVAPAKPVAPPPPPPPPPPPPPPPPPPPVAPPPPAPAPAPAVVAAPASAPEVTASAPAVVAAASAASVAAASAPMVAASRPTPRPPVAAPAAEPQGLFASLLEDNPLVLAAGAALIALLAGFGIYRFTKRAKKDSGETSFLESRLQPDSFFGASGGQRIDTRDAGGASSSMSYSLSQLDAIGDVDPVAEADVYLAYGRDLQAEEILKEAMRASPERLAIRTKLLEVYAKRRDTKGFELLATQLYGLTGGQGEDWSKAQEIGLQIDPENPLYQPGGKPAAVEGEGRPSAELLGASTMPQSVLPSPSEFGASGNSGSGFDTTGGGGLDLDLDLGGAAEAAPAPAARLDERTQPVPVPPPAPAAAPAFDAMSFNLPPVPAPPPAPASQSMDFDLGSISLDLGDESTIAQPKAAQPAGDDFATIDLGEPADDGADPIARKLELAEEFRQIGDMEGARDLLQEVVAKSSGAVKNRAQAMLNELG; the protein is encoded by the coding sequence ATGTGCCTCATTGCCTCGAACGCGCAAGCGCTCGGCTTGGGGCGCCTGAACGTGCAGTCGGCGTTGGGCGAAACCCTGAAGGCCGAGATCGAGGTGACGAGCCTCACGCCCGAGGAGGCGTCGAACTTCAACGTTCGCGTGGCGCCGCCCGAGTCGTACCGCGCCGCAGGCGTCGACTACAACGCCGTGCTTCCTGGCACGCAGGTCGTGCTGCAGCGCCGGCCCGACGGGCGCTCGGTGCTCACGCTGTCGAGCGACCGCGCGGTGCAGGAGCCCTTCGTGGATGTGATCCTCGAGATCACCTGGTCCACCGGCCGCTTGGTGCGCGAGTACACCTTGCTGCTGGACCCGCCGTCCACACGCGTGGCGGCAGCCCCGGTGCCCCCGGCCGCGCCCACGACGGCCCCGGTCATCACGCCGGCTCCTGCGGCGCCTGCCACTGCTCCCTCGTCCGAGCCAGTGCGCCGCACATCGCCGACGCCGCGCGCCACGGCGCCGGCACCGTCGGCCGAGCCCGCTGAACCTCGCAAACCTGCCGTCGCCCGCGCCCCCGCCGCAGCAGTGCCGTCCGGCGAAGCGCTTGGTGTCGACGAGTACAAGGTAAAGCCGGGCGACACCCTCTCGCGCATTGCGGGTCGCACGCAACGACCGGGTGTCTCGCTCGACCAGATGCTGGCCTCGTTGTACCAGGCCAACCCCGACGCGTTCGTCAACAGCAACATGAACCGGCTGAAGTCGGGCGTGGTGCTGAGCGTGCCGTCTGCCGACAGCGCAAAGGCCATCACCCCGGCCGAAGCTCGCCAGATGATCCAGGCGCAGAGCGCCGACTTCGGAACCTACCGTCAGCGTCTCGCCTCGGCGGCGCCCGCCGCACCCGCCGACGCGCCGTCGCGTCAGGCGGGTGGCAAGGTGCAGTCGTCGGTCGAAGACCGCAAGGCTTCTGCGGCGCCCACGCCTGACAAGCTCACGCTCAGCAAGGGCACGGCCGGCAAGGCATCGGGCCCTGAAGATCGCCTGTCTAAAGAGCGCGAGAAGAAGGACGCCAGCGCGCGCGTGGCCGAACTCTCGAAGAACGTCGAGGAACTGAGGAAGCTGTCGAGCGCTTCGGCAGCAGCCGGTGGCAAGGCACCTGCACCGGCGCCTGCTGTGACGGCTCAAGCGCCTGCGGTGAAGCCTCCGGTGGCTCTGCCGACTCCGCCCGTGGCGCCGGCCAAGCCGGTTGCGCCGCCCCCGCCGCCGCCTCCACCTCCCCCCCCGCCGCCTCCACCGCCGCCGCCCCCGGTTGCACCGCCGCCACCCGCTCCGGCTCCTGCTCCCGCGGTCGTCGCAGCGCCGGCCTCCGCACCCGAGGTAACAGCGTCGGCTCCAGCCGTGGTGGCCGCGGCATCTGCTGCGAGTGTGGCTGCGGCCAGCGCGCCGATGGTGGCTGCGTCGCGCCCCACACCTCGCCCGCCCGTGGCCGCCCCGGCTGCTGAGCCGCAGGGGCTGTTCGCATCGCTGCTCGAAGACAACCCACTGGTGCTGGCCGCAGGTGCTGCGCTCATCGCGCTGCTGGCTGGCTTCGGCATCTACCGCTTCACCAAGCGCGCGAAGAAGGACAGCGGCGAGACCTCGTTCCTCGAAAGCCGCCTGCAGCCTGACTCGTTCTTCGGCGCCAGCGGTGGCCAGCGCATCGACACACGCGATGCGGGTGGCGCCTCGTCGTCGATGAGCTACTCGCTGAGCCAACTCGACGCCATCGGTGACGTAGACCCGGTCGCCGAGGCCGACGTCTACCTCGCCTATGGCCGCGACCTGCAGGCCGAGGAAATCCTCAAGGAGGCGATGCGCGCGAGCCCCGAGCGCCTGGCCATCCGCACCAAGTTGCTGGAGGTCTACGCCAAGCGCCGTGACACCAAGGGCTTCGAGCTCCTGGCCACGCAGCTCTACGGTTTGACTGGCGGCCAGGGCGAGGATTGGAGCAAGGCCCAGGAAATCGGCCTGCAGATCGACCCCGAGAATCCGCTCTACCAGCCGGGTGGCAAGCCCGCCGCGGTGGAAGGTGAAGGTCGTCCGTCTGCCGAGCTGCTGGGTGCGAGCACGATGCCGCAGTCGGTGCTGCCGTCGCCCTCGGAGTTCGGCGCCAGCGGAAATTCGGGCAGCGGTTTCGACACCACGGGTGGTGGCGGGCTCGACCTCGATCTCGACCTGGGAGGGGCTGCCGAGGCCGCTCCCGCGCCGGCCGCGCGTCTCGATGAGCGCACGCAGCCCGTGCCCGTGCCGCCGCCGGCCCCGGCCGCGGCGCCGGCCTTCGACGCCATGAGCTTCAACCTGCCCCCGGTGCCCGCGCCGCCTCCTGCCCCGGCTTCGCAGTCGATGGACTTCGACCTCGGCAGCATCTCGCTCGACCTCGGCGACGAGAGCACGATTGCCCAGCCCAAGGCCGCACAACCCGCTGGTGACGATTTCGCCACCATCGACCTTGGCGAACCCGCTGACGACGGCGCCGACCCGATCGCACGGAAGCTCGAACTGGCGGAGGAGTTCCGCCAGATCGGCGACATGGAAGGTGCGCGCGATCTGCTGCAGGAAGTGGTGGCCAAGTCCAGCGGCGCGGTGAAGAACCGTGCCCAGGCCATGCTCAACGAACTGGGTTGA
- a CDS encoding SPOR domain-containing protein, protein MGLLSFLKRKSGEPTARPVGVPESTDSVQQARTRARQRLVGAVVLVAAGVIGFPLLFETQPRPLPGDTPIEIARNGGTSAAAPTRTTPAPRATTALPPPAVITETPAEAGREVAAASAVPPPVPAPQPEPKPEPKPVEPKPAPEPKPAPKPEAKPAESARAQALLEGKAAAPKPATAADGRFIVQVGAFSEVTAAREARQKVEKLGLKTYTQVVETSSGKRIRVRVGPFATRDEAEKASARIKSAGLGSAVYTL, encoded by the coding sequence ATGGGTCTGCTGTCATTTCTGAAGCGCAAGTCTGGTGAACCCACCGCGAGGCCGGTGGGTGTGCCCGAGTCGACCGATTCGGTGCAACAAGCCCGCACACGGGCGCGCCAACGGCTCGTCGGGGCGGTGGTCCTCGTGGCCGCGGGGGTGATCGGGTTCCCGTTGCTCTTCGAGACGCAGCCGCGGCCCTTGCCGGGCGACACGCCGATCGAGATCGCTCGCAACGGCGGCACATCCGCCGCAGCACCGACACGCACCACGCCGGCCCCTCGGGCGACAACTGCGTTGCCGCCGCCTGCCGTCATCACCGAGACGCCGGCAGAAGCGGGCCGTGAGGTGGCTGCGGCCTCCGCAGTGCCGCCGCCAGTTCCTGCGCCCCAGCCTGAACCGAAGCCCGAGCCCAAGCCGGTGGAGCCGAAGCCGGCTCCGGAGCCCAAACCAGCACCCAAGCCGGAAGCCAAGCCCGCGGAAAGCGCCCGCGCACAGGCGCTGCTCGAGGGCAAGGCGGCGGCCCCCAAGCCCGCCACTGCGGCCGATGGCCGTTTCATCGTGCAGGTCGGCGCCTTCTCCGAAGTCACGGCCGCGCGTGAAGCCCGCCAGAAGGTCGAAAAGCTCGGCCTCAAGACTTACACGCAAGTGGTCGAGACCTCCAGCGGCAAGCGCATCCGCGTGCGTGTCGGGCCGTTCGCCACGCGCGACGAAGCGGAGAAAGCGTCCGCCAGGATCAAGTCGGCCGGACTTGGCTCGGCGGTCTACACCCTCTGA
- the trpA gene encoding tryptophan synthase subunit alpha — MSRIQSVFAALKAQGRKALIPYVMAGDPYPDATVEVLLAMAKAGADVIEFGVPFSDPMADGPVIQAAGERALAKGIGLPQVLEFVRQFRRSNDTTPIVLMGYANPIERYNQRLGEGAFVRDVKAAGVDGVLVVDYPPEECEAFAAQMRAAELDPIFLLAPTSTEARIKDVARIATGFVYYVSLKGVTGSGAIDTRSVADNLPRIREHVKVPVGVGFGIRDAETAKVVGAVSDAVVIGARIVSLLETQTRDNVASAGAAFIAEIRAALDSLKGVPA; from the coding sequence ATGAGCCGCATCCAGAGCGTGTTCGCCGCGCTGAAGGCGCAAGGCCGCAAGGCGCTGATCCCCTACGTGATGGCAGGCGACCCGTACCCCGATGCCACCGTCGAGGTGTTGCTCGCGATGGCCAAGGCGGGCGCCGACGTCATCGAATTCGGCGTGCCGTTCTCCGACCCGATGGCCGACGGTCCGGTGATCCAGGCGGCGGGTGAGCGTGCCTTGGCCAAGGGCATCGGCCTGCCACAGGTGCTCGAGTTCGTGCGCCAGTTCCGCCGCAGCAACGACACCACGCCCATCGTGCTGATGGGCTACGCCAACCCGATCGAACGCTACAACCAGCGCCTGGGCGAGGGCGCCTTCGTGCGTGACGTCAAGGCGGCAGGCGTCGACGGCGTGCTGGTGGTCGACTACCCGCCCGAGGAATGCGAAGCCTTCGCCGCGCAGATGCGGGCCGCCGAGCTCGACCCGATCTTCCTGCTCGCGCCCACCTCCACCGAAGCGCGCATCAAGGACGTCGCCCGCATCGCCACCGGCTTCGTCTACTACGTGTCGCTGAAGGGCGTGACCGGTTCCGGCGCGATCGACACGCGCTCCGTTGCCGACAACCTGCCCCGCATCCGTGAGCATGTGAAAGTGCCCGTCGGCGTGGGTTTCGGTATACGAGACGCCGAGACGGCCAAGGTGGTCGGAGCCGTTTCGGATGCCGTCGTGATCGGCGCCCGCATCGTGAGCCTGCTTGAAACTCAAACGCGCGACAATGTCGCTTCTGCCGGCGCGGCGTTCATCGCCGAAATCCGCGCGGCCCTCGATTCCCTGAAAGGAGTTCCCGCATGA
- the asd gene encoding aspartate-semialdehyde dehydrogenase has translation MATRLVGLVGWRGMVGSVLMDRMQAENDFALIEPVFFSTSNVGGKAPAQAKNETTLQDGFNIDALKRCDIIITAQGGDYTTEVYPKLRAAGWNGHWIDAASTLRMKDDAVIILDPVNMPVIKNSLAKGGKNWIGGNCTVSCMLMGVGALYKAGLVEWMSTQTYQAASGGGAQHMRELLTQYGTLNAEVKALLDDPKSAILEIDRKVIAKQRSLTEAETANFGVPLGGSLIPWIDKDLGNGMSKEEWKGMAETNKIMGMGEGFGTPAVPVDGFCVRVGAMRCHSQALTFKLKKDVPLADIEQMIANDNAWVKYVPNTREDTLRDLTPVAVTGTMTIPVGRVRKLAMGPEYLGAFTIGDQLLWGAAEPLRRMLRILLDA, from the coding sequence ATGGCTACGAGATTGGTCGGCCTGGTGGGCTGGCGAGGCATGGTGGGTTCGGTCCTGATGGACCGCATGCAGGCGGAGAACGACTTCGCGCTGATCGAGCCGGTGTTCTTCAGCACCAGCAACGTCGGCGGCAAGGCGCCTGCGCAAGCGAAGAACGAGACCACGCTCCAAGACGGCTTCAACATCGACGCGCTCAAGCGCTGCGACATCATCATCACCGCCCAGGGCGGTGACTACACCACTGAGGTCTACCCGAAGCTGCGCGCCGCCGGCTGGAACGGCCACTGGATCGACGCCGCCTCCACGCTGCGCATGAAGGATGACGCGGTCATCATCCTCGACCCGGTCAACATGCCGGTGATCAAGAACTCACTCGCCAAGGGCGGCAAGAACTGGATCGGCGGCAACTGCACCGTGAGTTGCATGCTGATGGGCGTGGGCGCGCTGTACAAGGCCGGCCTCGTCGAGTGGATGAGCACGCAGACCTACCAGGCCGCATCGGGCGGCGGTGCGCAGCACATGCGCGAGTTGCTCACGCAGTACGGCACGCTCAACGCCGAAGTGAAGGCTCTGCTCGACGACCCGAAGAGCGCCATCCTCGAGATCGACCGCAAGGTCATCGCCAAGCAGCGCAGCCTGACCGAAGCCGAGACGGCCAACTTCGGCGTGCCGCTCGGCGGCAGCCTGATTCCCTGGATCGACAAGGACCTGGGCAACGGCATGTCCAAGGAAGAGTGGAAGGGCATGGCCGAGACCAACAAGATCATGGGCATGGGCGAAGGCTTCGGCACGCCCGCGGTGCCGGTCGATGGCTTCTGTGTGCGTGTGGGCGCGATGCGCTGCCACAGCCAGGCCCTGACCTTCAAGCTGAAGAAGGATGTGCCGCTCGCCGACATCGAGCAGATGATCGCCAACGACAACGCCTGGGTGAAATATGTGCCCAACACCCGCGAAGACACGTTGCGTGATCTCACGCCGGTGGCGGTGACTGGCACGATGACCATTCCGGTCGGCCGCGTGCGCAAGCTCGCGATGGGGCCGGAGTACCTCGGCGCCTTCACCATCGGCGACCAGCTCTTGTGGGGCGCTGCCGAGCCGCTGCGCCGCATGCTGCGCATCCTGCTCGACGCGTGA
- the folC gene encoding bifunctional tetrahydrofolate synthase/dihydrofolate synthase, with translation MTLPTTLAEWLDHCERLHPKNIDMGLARSEEMKRRLALEFKVPVITVAGTNGKGSTCTMIESIGLHAGYKVGLYIKPHFVHFEERCRVNGSMVSADDLLPHFEAVEKARGDMPLTYFEFTSLAIFRLLSMAELDLVILEVGLGGRLDTVNVIDTDCAVITSIALDHMEYLGPDREAIGREKAAIMRPGKPAIFSDPVPPASVGEYAKSIGADLWQIGVDFNFAGDKQQWGWAGRGRRYAGLAYPSLRGANQLLNASGAIAAFEALRDRLPINAQAIRSGLATLELPGRFQIVPGQPTLVLDVAHNPHAVGALFENLDQMGFFPRTHAVFGVMADKDMAAILTRMAPLVDRWYFCDLPIPRAAPAQQLADLYRALALKGPGPVTTSMHANPSEALRAAVAAADPTDRIVAFGSFYTVGGVLKDGLPRLSAKHLS, from the coding sequence ATGACCCTGCCCACCACGCTGGCCGAATGGCTCGACCACTGCGAGCGACTGCACCCCAAGAACATCGACATGGGCCTCGCGCGCAGCGAGGAGATGAAGCGCCGCCTCGCGCTCGAGTTCAAGGTGCCGGTCATCACCGTTGCGGGGACGAACGGCAAAGGCTCCACCTGCACGATGATCGAGTCGATCGGCCTGCACGCGGGCTACAAGGTCGGTCTCTACATCAAGCCGCACTTCGTGCACTTCGAGGAACGCTGCCGCGTGAACGGGTCGATGGTGTCGGCAGACGATCTGCTGCCGCATTTCGAAGCGGTGGAAAAGGCCCGCGGTGACATGCCGCTGACCTATTTCGAGTTCACGAGCCTCGCCATCTTCCGGCTGCTTTCGATGGCCGAGCTCGACCTGGTGATCCTCGAGGTCGGCCTGGGTGGCCGGCTCGACACGGTGAACGTGATCGACACTGATTGCGCCGTCATCACGAGCATCGCACTCGACCACATGGAATACCTCGGCCCCGACCGCGAGGCGATCGGCCGCGAGAAGGCCGCGATCATGCGGCCGGGCAAGCCGGCGATCTTCAGCGACCCGGTGCCACCGGCCAGCGTGGGCGAGTACGCGAAGAGCATCGGTGCCGACCTGTGGCAGATCGGTGTCGACTTCAACTTCGCTGGCGACAAGCAGCAATGGGGTTGGGCCGGCCGTGGGCGTCGTTACGCGGGGCTCGCGTATCCATCGCTCCGCGGTGCCAACCAGTTGCTGAACGCATCGGGTGCCATCGCCGCATTCGAAGCCTTGCGCGATCGTTTGCCGATCAACGCGCAGGCCATTCGCAGTGGCTTGGCCACGCTCGAGTTGCCGGGCCGCTTCCAGATCGTGCCGGGCCAGCCCACGCTGGTGCTCGACGTGGCCCACAACCCGCATGCGGTGGGCGCACTTTTCGAGAATCTCGACCAGATGGGCTTCTTCCCGCGCACCCACGCGGTGTTCGGTGTGATGGCCGACAAGGACATGGCGGCCATCCTCACGCGCATGGCGCCGTTGGTCGACCGCTGGTACTTCTGCGACCTGCCGATTCCGCGCGCAGCCCCTGCGCAGCAGCTCGCTGACCTGTACCGTGCGCTGGCGCTCAAGGGCCCGGGCCCGGTCACGACGTCCATGCATGCGAACCCGTCGGAGGCGTTGCGTGCGGCCGTCGCCGCAGCAGACCCCACTGATAGAATCGTGGCCTTCGGCTCGTTCTACACCGTGGGCGGCGTGCTCAAAGATGGCCTGCCTCGGTTGTCTGCCAAGCACCTCAGCTGA
- a CDS encoding phosphoribosylanthranilate isomerase, with amino-acid sequence MSTRTRIKICGLTREADLDAAVAAGADAVGFVLYAKSPRHVSTDRAAALAARLPPFVTPVVLLVNAAPDEIERAVEAIPNLMLQFHGDETPGQCREAGRPFLRAARMAPGFDLLDFAAQYPHAQGLLLDAHVEGYGGSGKVFDWSQIPPNVPRPVVLSGGLHAGNVAQGILQVRPSAVDVSSGVEAAKGIKDAAAIRRFCEAVRDADARIADSAT; translated from the coding sequence ATGAGCACTCGCACCCGAATCAAGATCTGCGGCCTGACCCGCGAAGCCGACCTCGACGCTGCCGTCGCAGCGGGCGCCGACGCCGTCGGCTTCGTGCTGTATGCCAAGAGCCCGCGCCATGTGAGCACCGACCGCGCAGCGGCTCTCGCCGCCCGTTTGCCGCCCTTCGTCACGCCGGTGGTCTTGCTCGTCAATGCGGCGCCAGACGAGATCGAGCGGGCGGTAGAGGCCATCCCCAACCTCATGCTGCAGTTCCACGGCGACGAAACCCCGGGCCAATGCCGCGAAGCCGGCAGGCCTTTCCTGCGGGCGGCGCGCATGGCGCCAGGCTTCGATTTGTTAGACTTCGCAGCCCAGTATCCCCACGCCCAAGGCCTGTTGCTCGACGCCCATGTCGAAGGCTATGGCGGCAGCGGAAAGGTTTTCGATTGGTCTCAAATTCCACCAAACGTGCCCCGTCCAGTCGTTTTGTCTGGTGGGTTGCATGCCGGAAATGTGGCCCAAGGGATTCTTCAGGTACGGCCCTCGGCCGTTGACGTCAGTTCCGGCGTCGAGGCTGCCAAAGGCATCAAGGATGCCGCGGCGATACGCCGGTTTTGCGAGGCCGTCCGCGATGCGGATGCGCGCATCGCAGACTCAGCCACCTGA